Proteins co-encoded in one Octopus bimaculoides isolate UCB-OBI-ISO-001 chromosome 9, ASM119413v2, whole genome shotgun sequence genomic window:
- the LOC106870597 gene encoding 2-iminobutanoate/2-iminopropanoate deaminase: MAGICKRIINTVNAPKAIGAYSQAVVVDKTMYVSGQLGLNPTTMEFPSNNAAEQADQALKNMSAILKEAGASLNNVVKTTVLLADINDFQAVNEIYSKYFAGTDFPARAAYQVGNLPKLARVEIEAIAVLANSQL; the protein is encoded by the exons ATGGCTGGTATCTGTAAACGTATTATTAACACAGTTAATGCACCCAAAGCAATCGGTGCTTACAG CCAAGCTGTAGTGGTTGATAAAACTATGTATGTCTCAGGACAGCTTGGTCTTAATCCTACCACCATGGAGTTTCCTTCCAACAATGCTGCTGAACAAGCTGACCAG GCTCTCAAAAATATGTCTGCAATTCTCAAAGAGGCTGGGGCTTCCCTAAACAATG ttgtGAAGACCACAGTCCTCTTGGCTGACATTAACGACTTCCAAGCAGTTAATGAAATCTACTCAAAAT ATTTTGCTGGAACTGACTTTCCTGCCAGAGCAGCTTATCAAGTTGGTAATTTACCAAAg cTTGCACGTGTTGAGATAGAGGCTATCGCTGTGTTAGCTAACAGTCAGTTGTAA